ATTTGTGGTCCTTTGAGGAAACTCATGGAGCAGAATGCTCAAGCATTTAATCAAATCACAAACAATTTGTCTAGTTACAAGGTGAACTGCTCAACCGAACCATTCTATTGTTTTATTGCTGATTATAAATAGTTGCAGCTCTTTGCAAATATTTATAATCTTAAACCATGTTACTAACTAGTTCAGTgtctaaaatataaatttgtgGCATTTCACCAACCTAGGTTTATAATTGATTGATATCATGTTTAGGAAAGATGAAAATGTTAAGTAAAAGAAATCATCACATTCACATATGGCATCAAAAGTTGTTTTTCATGGAACACCTGAGCCATGaactatctctctctctctctctctccttgaTTCTAATATATAGCTGTTATTAGAGCTTAAGCTTATTAGAAATTACTATGGGAAAAGGCTAAATACTTGTTATTTGTGTAATATGAATTAAGCATGAATTTATATGCAAGTGGTTTTATgcttttggatttattttcctttcatgTGACTTTTGTTTACATTCTCTGCAAGTGGTTTTATgcttttggatttattttcttttcatgtgACTTTTGTTTACATTCTCATGTGATGCATATAATGTTGTTTTCTGAATCCATGCTGCAATAATGATAGTGTTCTTTGATAAACAGTTGCAGGATAACATTGATCTCTTTTGCCACACAAGGCACAACATTTGTTCAATTCTTAATGAGTATGTGAATCCTCTGAATAGGACTTGATTAATACACTAATACATTTTAgttttcctcttcatcttcatcttcatcttcattttcATGTTGTACTTGTAATCGATGTATATAATCTTTATGAAATCTCACTAATAAAGTTTGTGCAGCATGAGAGAGATGCCTGGGATTATGAGTCAAATGCCACCGCTGAACGTCACCATTAACGATGATCTTGTTAGTATTATTTTACCTGATAGAACTTAGGTAGGCTCTTCAATTTCtagtattttatatatgtataaccATGCTTCCTTTTGTTTATGTctgttttgttttatattttcaagcacatgattaattaaaatcaaatgtccacagagaaaataaatagcaataaatatgaaaggaaggaaatgaataaaaagaagaaagtataGCAACCACTTTATGATATGATTTAGCTAAATTACCTGGTTTGTTATGTGAAGTTTTGAAGCATAGAATATAATattgtataaataaataaattatagaaCTTGATTGGTTTATGTATTAGCAATTCAAGAGGACAAATTGCTGACTCCATCAAGATTGCCTCAGTGTAGAAGAGATTGGCATTTTTTACGCGGAAGCCTACGCTTCGAGCGTGGTGGTGCTGAATGCGATTGAGGAGCCAGGGCATCACTGAATCTGCACAatctcaagagtctctaatccACCATCATCTTTGATCTCACTGCTTTCtggtttatattttttgtttgaagggAAACCTGGAACTGCTGTTGTATAAATAAGAAACATTTCTCCTtgcaaaaaattgaaaataggaAAGCATTTAATATAACAATGGCTTGAACTCAATGCAACCCTTATTGTTTTTCATAGTATTATTGGTATGTGTAGGAGGAATTATTGTAGATCTATGATTATATGCTAGTTTGCATTGCAATGGAAATATCATTATTTGCATTACTTGTTCATTATTTATTGTACATTAAAGAATCAAGTTGGTAACAGATTCCTTCTTGAGGGGGATGGATCTTCAAATAGTTTAATTGATGCTTGCAATATAATATTTCAGAACTTTACTCAAAAGGGTGCAGGCCTCTTctattgtttatatttatagattaaaataattagGTTTATGCTTTAGACTGGTACTAGTAGTTAGGAAAAGATTAAAGTATCCTTTAATTCAGTTCCTTAAGTGGAGCATGCATTTTAATTAAGCATAGCATGCCACAAATATAATGGACTTTATATTCCTCTGATCAGTGcgtgctctgataccaattaaAGTACTAAAAGTAGTTTTggaaaaaaatactttatttaaTTAGGTGCAgccatatattatatttatatttactgATTTGCCATATCACTTGATTGTAAGAGCATTTCCTTTTGTACTATTTGTATATGTACATTTTTTAGACCAGTGTATTTTTAAATACTTTTGCACCTAATTATACAAAATTATCAACATACACATATTTGTGGAGTAAATCAGTTTTTCTATTTGGGTCTgaatttgttaaataatttggaGGTTGACAAACTGTTGAAACGTGTGAGGCATCACATCATGCGATTCTTTgttcaattcaacttattcttgtAACCAACAACCGGCCCTGTTgaataaataatgataataataataatatttcttcaaaaaagCATCAATTATGTGCCATTGGTGTTATAACTAAAGTGCCACTAATAAAGAGTAGAAAAATTTATTACCATGAAAGAGTGATGTTTCTATTCTCTCAAAACCTAAGATTGattccaaatttaaaatacttattgGCATGAATTATGAACAAGAGAAGTGGCAAAGGGAATTCAGGCCTTGAGAAATTCCAACTGTTGAAGATTTATAGGTACAAAAGGAGGTTTTGCTTTTTAAGCTTTTAAAGTAAAACATATAACATAAGATATATATCTTTAGGACTTCACTCATTTATAGGTGTTGACTCTTATCAAGTCTAATCTCAAACAGGTTTCACAAATCATTATCTaatctagtataaataaaaagtcTAGACCTCCTAATTAACTAAGTTTATGTCTATAGCCCTATACTTCTAAGATGGATCAACTTTCAATCTTGGTAGAattgttatatttataatatattaaaaaaagaccAAAGTCATATTAGACTATATGCTATGAATAGGAAATACTTTCTAAAAGAATGAATTAAGTTTCAATCCTGTTTATCAttgttagaatttaatttttatgcacaGTAGAATATTACGTACACAACTAATCTCAGTGTTACATCAATAAATgcaatcaatttttaaaactcactttttaacattttttaccCTGCTTGTttgtgtatcaaaattaaatgcttaaaatattaagatattatatacaaatatatttataaataaaatcaaatagcTTATTTTTTCAacaaagaatatatatttatcttgaaattttttttccattataaaataaattgaagagtaaagtattattttgctctccaatattttaatttagtcacTAACGTTTTAAATGTCTTATTTCAGTCTACAAAACTTTTAAACGCCCAATTtcaatactaaaatttttttaaacaggTTCAATGTTTCTCACAATTAAATTTGACACAAACAATTTGCATATTGAAGAGCTAATAGCATTCGATTTcagtatataaataaaatcgATCCACCAACGATCACTACTATaaaagtttttcttttaattttgaaatgttgATGATTAATTGTTaggattttgaaattttgtacaaaaagaaaattgagaagaagTGTTACATGAAagttttagttatatttttttaacatatggAAGAAGATATGACTTAACTATTAACGTCATTAACATCTACATCAATTATTCCGTTAACTATTAAGATCAAATTTAATGATAGGACCACATTGAACttgtttaaaactttttaagaTTGAAATAGGATGCTTGAAATGTTAAGGACTAAATTAGGATTTGACCCAAATAGTAAAGATCAAAATAGTACTTTATCctaaattaaatataacatCTAGACTCTGGTTTCTAAAAGCAATGACCTActtgtattattattagattcTCCTATTTATCTTCCTCGTATCATTTGACTCTATTAGTTATATAGTCAAAACaatataaatagaatttttatcGAGTCAACTTGAGTTAGTCAAGTGGTTAACTTACTTATTATTCACTAAAACATGTATTggataattcaaattttattttgtcttatatatataataatttatttgctAGCGGTTATTACAGCggtaaaaaatatttaccaaAAGTTATTATGAAAGTGGTTGTTAAAACAATAATGTCACCTTATTCTCACAATAGAATATCTCACCGGTGTTTTCCTTAACTATATTTTCTATCTATGCAAGTGTTTACCCTAATGAGAGTTTTCAAATTGAGAAAACTAATTGTATATAACTATAGAGATGATCATCACGAGAGACTAGACATATTGCATTTAGCAGTGATTTCGGCAAATAGATGCAAAGGCAATAAAGAATGAAGACAAAGGTAAGACATAATGCCATTAAGATAGCACCAAATTTCGTTGGACATTGAAGAATACTACATACAATGTAAGACATTTAGGACAGATCAACCACCCAATGAGCATTTGCTATTTATCTTTATGCACTTTTGGTGGAATATCCTGTTTGGCAAGCAATCATGTTTTGTGTCTATtactcttaaaaataaaatacaagtcAAAAGTGTATACAACCTAATATCCTATAAAACATTCAATATTCATTGTAACTTAAGGGTCTATACTCTATAGTatactctatatataatgctGACCATAAAGGTTTCTTTCCAACCGTGGGatctatttctttaattttatgtcTCTTAAGTCAAAATATTAAGTTAGGTTCGTTTGAATCCTCGTTCGTTCATATTTGccaactatatatatttttttctttttgctatgGCCTTTAGAATTTACACTTTTTTTGAGTATCATTCAACACTTGCTGTCTCTCTGACAAATGTCAAGGCCTCCACAGTCCGGTTTGTCCTCAATGTTTGTCCATTTCATACCTTAGACAAATATTTAGATAGAAATTTAAACATAATTGTATTCGTCTGAAGTTAATCATTGAAAATTAtcagataataatttaattaaatatattaaattatttaataatttttaattattaattttacataaaacaaatatgtgttaatttttaccaaatatttaagatgttaaaagttttttttagtcTAAATCATATGTATTCTtttgtaaaagataattttgttcaaaatgaataaaattactagaatattatctttttaatctcACGTTTTAATCTGCGGTGGTTAAAAGTcatatagaaaacaaaaatataagtaattataaatattttaaaatatgaattaaatataCTCAAATAACATGAattcttttttctccttttctaGAGCACGTACTCTTGTCCCTATTCTCCAATCCACCTTATAAATGCATTTATCAACTTAGTCTCCAATAggtttttcttccttcttctactACTACTTGTCATCACACTCACCCCAATACAAAAACAACTAAGTTAGCTATAGCCAATAGGTGCAACAATGATGATAGATTCAAACCCTCCACTCTTGCACCATTATCAAGCACTTCTAAGGAAATCTGCCAAATTCCAACATGCTAATAATAACAAGAACAATAATAGAACTTTTGAAATTCACAATGATCCTATAGTGGATGAATGTGAGCTTCCACTGATAGACCTTAGTGGTCTTGAAAGTTGTAATGCCACAGAAAGAGTGACTTGCACTGCAGCAATATGCAAGGCAGCATCAGAATGGGGATTCTTCCAAGTAGTAAACCATGGAATAAGCACTGAGCTACTGAGGAACATGAAGGAAGAGCAAATGAAGTTGTTTAAGGTACCCTTTGACAGGAAGGTCACTTGTGAGATTCTGAACAATCCTTACAGATGGGGAACACCAACAGCTACTCGCTCAAACCAGTTTTCTTGGTCAGAAGCCTTTCACATTCCTCTCACCAAGATTTCTGATGCAGCTTCCTGGGGTGAATTCACTTCTTTAAGGTATAAAAATCACTCTTATGTATATTTCTTTTGGTGACTTATAATCTTCCTTCTCAACATGGTTTTCTTAATATCTTCCTCAGAGCTCCGATTCGAGAATAAAAGAATTGATGTTGGTTACAGCCTAAGATATTTGACAATTCTGTATTTTAGTTGAAAATCTTTCTAGTTTTTCCATCCAAAAGGCTGAAAACTCTAAACTTTGATTAAGGAAAATAAGTGTCACATCACTTAAATCCACTTAGCACTGGTATGCACAAGCATTGCTAGTTTACTACACAGTCAAAAGAATGTAAATGGAAAATTTGGAAGAATTATGATAGTTTTTTTATCAGTCAAGCCATGCATATGGATAACTTGTTTCATAGGGAAGACACCAACCATGACCAAAATCATATGGTGGAAGTGTAACTTTCTCTTCTAACTCCTTGCATTATGATGATAGTTATATGAGGTTTAAGaaccaattcaaaaatttattaaaatatgtaGAATGAGTGAATGATAACTACTAGAATCAGTTATTCCATATCTTGACAGGTTGGCTTTCAAAAGTTTATTGTTGTACATGCACTGGTCCCTCTTGAGTAAAATAATAGTTTGGAACCAACCAGAATTCAGATAACAATTTAACAATGGGACAATAGAATTATTGCACATGCATCATGCATGATCTCACGTTTAGGAACTGCAACTTAATTTGTTTGTTTCTAACTTTTGGATACAGGGAAGCAATCAATGAATTTGCACCAGCTATGTTAAAAGTTTCTAGATTATTAGCAAGCATTCTAGCAGAAAACTTGGGCTACCCAAATGATGCAATTGAAAAACTCTGTGATGCAAGCACATGCTTT
The genomic region above belongs to Arachis duranensis cultivar V14167 chromosome 3, aradu.V14167.gnm2.J7QH, whole genome shotgun sequence and contains:
- the LOC107477002 gene encoding gibberellin 2-beta-dioxygenase 8-like, producing MMIDSNPPLLHHYQALLRKSAKFQHANNNKNNNRTFEIHNDPIVDECELPLIDLSGLESCNATERVTCTAAICKAASEWGFFQVVNHGISTELLRNMKEEQMKLFKVPFDRKVTCEILNNPYRWGTPTATRSNQFSWSEAFHIPLTKISDAASWGEFTSLREAINEFAPAMLKVSRLLASILAENLGYPNDAIEKLCDASTCFLRLNHYPSCPKSQDEIFGLVPHTDSDFLTILYQDQVGGLQLMKDSKWVAVKPNPDALIVNIGDLFQAWSNDVYKSVEHKVVANDKMDRYSIAYFLCPSYSTIINGYRKPSLYRKFTFGEYRHRIQEDVKNIGHKIGLSRFLL